ACGCTGCATTCACTGGGGACCGAGTCATGGACGTCGCCTGCGTTCGGCCGCGCCCTCCGCGCGGCTCTGGCGATGTACGTGATTGTTCTGATTGCAGTGCTTGCCTGCGCAGGAGCCTGGTTGAAGGTGCGAGAGAGAGAAGGCGGTTGATTCGAAGCGCAGGTTGCGCATTTGGTCTCGACGCCAGACTTCTGACCTTCGACAAATACGGCGTGCGTATTTGCGTCATCTTCAATCCCGCTGCGAGAGGCGAGAAGGCGAAACGCTTTCGCCGCCACCTGGACGACTTTGGGGCGGAATGCGCCCTCAAGCCGACTACCGCCCCCGGCGCGGCCCGGACCCTCGCCGCCGAAGCGGTGCGCGAGGGTTTCGACATCATCGTGGCTGCCGGCGGGGACGGCACGGTGAACGAAGTGCTGAACGGGATCGGCGACGAGCCGGATGGATTTTCCCGAACACGCCTGGCCGTCCTCCCGTTGGGGACTATCAATGTGTTTGCGCGCGAGCTGGGTCTGCCGCTCGACGTCAATCGCGCCTGGGCGGCAATCCGACGCGGCCGCGTCACGGCCATTGATTTACCGCAGGTGGAGTTCACGGCGGGCGGCGAACCGCATCGGCGCTTTTTCGCCCAGTTGGCCGGAGCGGGACTCGATGCGCACGCGGTCGAGCTGGTGAACTGGAACCTTAAAAAGAAAATCGGCTTCTTCGCTTACGTTGTCGCGGCGTTGAAAGCCCTTCGCGGGCCGCAATCTGCAATTACCGCCGAAGGTGTCCTGAACCCCGTGACCGGTGAGCAGGTACTGGTCGGAAACGGACGTCTTTACGGCG
This genomic window from Candidatus Angelobacter sp. contains:
- a CDS encoding diacylglycerol kinase family protein codes for the protein MIRSAGCAFGLDARLLTFDKYGVRICVIFNPAARGEKAKRFRRHLDDFGAECALKPTTAPGAARTLAAEAVREGFDIIVAAGGDGTVNEVLNGIGDEPDGFSRTRLAVLPLGTINVFARELGLPLDVNRAWAAIRRGRVTAIDLPQVEFTAGGEPHRRFFAQLAGAGLDAHAVELVNWNLKKKIGFFAYVVAALKALRGPQSAITAEGVLNPVTGEQVLVGNGRLYGGSFAVFPEARLTDGLLDVCIFPRVTWWTLIACGWGLVVGRLHRSGGARHFQAESFSLSAPTRTPFELDGEMAGELPARFSVQHRMLRVVVP